A genomic stretch from Telmatocola sphagniphila includes:
- a CDS encoding DNA-directed RNA polymerase subunit alpha C-terminal domain-containing protein, with protein MSKARRRRPPIIEVKPQDRAIAELDLPVRIANALEKHHILYVDQLLQQKPSFFGTIPNFGDSAFRELKQTLSRHGVDYPANWRRKLRRRA; from the coding sequence ATGTCGAAAGCAAGACGAAGACGTCCGCCGATCATCGAAGTCAAACCGCAGGACCGCGCTATCGCAGAACTGGACCTGCCGGTACGCATCGCCAACGCGCTCGAGAAGCACCATATCCTTTACGTCGACCAGCTGCTGCAACAGAAACCGAGTTTCTTCGGAACCATACCGAACTTCGGCGATAGCGCTTTTCGAGAACTCAAACAAACTCTGTCGCGACACGGTGTCGACTATCCGGCAAACTGGCGCCGCAAACTTCGTCGACGAGCGTGA